A section of the Hevea brasiliensis isolate MT/VB/25A 57/8 chromosome 17, ASM3005281v1, whole genome shotgun sequence genome encodes:
- the LOC110670683 gene encoding sister chromatid cohesion protein PDS5 homolog C isoform X5 produces the protein MAMEEKDQLEMEEAEKKDKKLAEDLAVAGNALLSSLSTVEQLLPLLQRLGDLLAEVKQSPSNLVRKALNPAMNALTSNELLNHLDAEVKVFVASSICEIMRITAPISPYGDEQLKKILKLIVAAFDNISDLSSRSYLKRVYILEIFVRIRLWVLLLDLECDSLILEMFNNFLRNIREYHPDVVFMYMGFCMIMVLEEIEEIPSELLSSLLGSVRKGNQNVLPIARKLGERVIENCASKLALYIRQAVQYTGLPLDNYGKIVAYICSIKSDPLEHNEVLASQANNTGKHAKIIPSAECNTEPTVNETNALEEIPMEKSARNGTSTKEKTCLAPDDKHFGEDLIGSRIKVLCSKEQMVYEGDIVSYDPNEKKHKVQCNDGDEKMLLLGNEQFEFVGDEGAAHRERRDLSKESRCQGSRIWQ, from the exons GATAAAAAGCTAGCTGAGGATCTTGCGGTGGCTGGTAATGCGCTTCTTTCATCTCTATCTACTGTTGAGCAACTTCTTCCTCTGCTTCAG AGACTTGGCGATCTTTTAGCGGAAGTGAAGCAGTCTCCATCTAACCTTGTGCGGAAGGCACTGAACCCTGCAATGAACGCGTTGacaagcaatgaacttttgaatcATTTGGATGCAGAAGTGAAAGTTTTTGTTGCGTCATCTATATGCGAGATTATGAGAATAACAGCACCAATTTCTCCTTACGGTGATGAACAGCTGAAG AAAATCCTTAAGCTGATTGTGGCCGCATTTGATAATATATCTGATCTGTCAAGCCGTTCATACCTTAAAAGAGTTTACATTCTTGAAATCTTTGTAAGGATCAGGTTATGGGTTCTGCTGCTGGATCTTGAATGTGACTCCTTGATTTTGGAGATGTTCAATAATTTCCTAAGAAACATTAG GGAATACCATCCTGATGTTGTCTTTATGTATATGGGGTTCTGTATGATCATGgtgttggaggaaattgaagagATTCCATCAGAGCTTCTATCCTCCCTTTTGGGCAGTGTGAGGAAGGGAAACCAG AATGTTCTGCCTATTGCTCGAAAGTTAGGCGAGAGAGTAATTGAAAATTGTGCTTCAAAGCTAGCACTCTACATACGTCAAGCAGTGCAATATACTGGCCTTCCTTTAGACAATTATGGTAAAATTGTTGCTTATATATGCTCAATTAAATCCGACCCTCTGGAGCACAATGAAGTTCTTGCTTCTCAAGCTAACAATACTGGTAAACATGCG AAAATTATTCCTTCAGCTGAATGTAATACAGAGCCCACAGTAAATGAGACCAATGCCTTGGAGGAAATTCCCATGGAAAAATCTGCTAGGAATGGTACTTCCACGAAGGAAAAG ACTTGTTTAGCTCCAGATGATAAGCATTTTGGTGAGGATTTGATTGGTTCCAGGATCAAAGTCCTTTGTTCAAAAGAGCAGAT GGTCTACGAAGGTGATATAGTTTCCTATGATCCCAATGAGAAGAAGCATAA GGTTCAATGCAATGATGGTGATGAAAAGATGCTGCTTCTCGGTAATGAACAATTTGAGTTTGTTGGTGATGAAGGTGCTGCACATAGG GAGAGAAGGGACCTCAGCAAGGAAAGTCGATGTCAAGGTTCCAGAATCTGGCAGTGA
- the LOC110670683 gene encoding sister chromatid cohesion protein PDS5 homolog C isoform X1, with translation MAMEEKDQLEMEEAEKKDKKLAEDLAVAGNALLSSLSTVEQLLPLLQRLGDLLAEVKQSPSNLVRKALNPAMNALTSNELLNHLDAEVKVFVASSICEIMRITAPISPYGDEQLKKILKLIVAAFDNISDLSSRSYLKRVYILEIFVRIRLWVLLLDLECDSLILEMFNNFLRNIREYHPDVVFMYMGFCMIMVLEEIEEIPSELLSSLLGSVRKGNQNVLPIARKLGERVIENCASKLALYIRQAVQYTGLPLDNYGKIVAYICSIKSDPLEHNEVLASQANNTGKHAKIIPSAECNTEPTVNETNALEEIPMEKSARNGTSTKEKTCLAPDDKHFGEDLIGSRIKVLCSKEQMVYEGDIVSYDPNEKKHKHLWVQCNDGDEKMLLLGNEQFEFVGDEGAAHRGKLVNVPILDDFCDLREGTSARKVDVKVPESGSDNPKDGENSFKWETETSKDVGNIGSKSAVESKGESDHCCESKESAANAARKLNDSFTTRTIEKDDMMAIEEGENKNGSLSISLMELPLKTLVPGKFKKLRSPRWENHQIKKCHINPGHEVESSSQG, from the exons GATAAAAAGCTAGCTGAGGATCTTGCGGTGGCTGGTAATGCGCTTCTTTCATCTCTATCTACTGTTGAGCAACTTCTTCCTCTGCTTCAG AGACTTGGCGATCTTTTAGCGGAAGTGAAGCAGTCTCCATCTAACCTTGTGCGGAAGGCACTGAACCCTGCAATGAACGCGTTGacaagcaatgaacttttgaatcATTTGGATGCAGAAGTGAAAGTTTTTGTTGCGTCATCTATATGCGAGATTATGAGAATAACAGCACCAATTTCTCCTTACGGTGATGAACAGCTGAAG AAAATCCTTAAGCTGATTGTGGCCGCATTTGATAATATATCTGATCTGTCAAGCCGTTCATACCTTAAAAGAGTTTACATTCTTGAAATCTTTGTAAGGATCAGGTTATGGGTTCTGCTGCTGGATCTTGAATGTGACTCCTTGATTTTGGAGATGTTCAATAATTTCCTAAGAAACATTAG GGAATACCATCCTGATGTTGTCTTTATGTATATGGGGTTCTGTATGATCATGgtgttggaggaaattgaagagATTCCATCAGAGCTTCTATCCTCCCTTTTGGGCAGTGTGAGGAAGGGAAACCAG AATGTTCTGCCTATTGCTCGAAAGTTAGGCGAGAGAGTAATTGAAAATTGTGCTTCAAAGCTAGCACTCTACATACGTCAAGCAGTGCAATATACTGGCCTTCCTTTAGACAATTATGGTAAAATTGTTGCTTATATATGCTCAATTAAATCCGACCCTCTGGAGCACAATGAAGTTCTTGCTTCTCAAGCTAACAATACTGGTAAACATGCG AAAATTATTCCTTCAGCTGAATGTAATACAGAGCCCACAGTAAATGAGACCAATGCCTTGGAGGAAATTCCCATGGAAAAATCTGCTAGGAATGGTACTTCCACGAAGGAAAAG ACTTGTTTAGCTCCAGATGATAAGCATTTTGGTGAGGATTTGATTGGTTCCAGGATCAAAGTCCTTTGTTCAAAAGAGCAGAT GGTCTACGAAGGTGATATAGTTTCCTATGATCCCAATGAGAAGAAGCATAAG CATCTGTGGGTTCAATGCAATGATGGTGATGAAAAGATGCTGCTTCTCGGTAATGAACAATTTGAGTTTGTTGGTGATGAAGGTGCTGCACATAGG GGGAAATTAGTTAATGTTCCAATTCTTGATGATTTTTGTGATTT GAGAGAAGGGACCTCAGCAAGGAAAGTCGATGTCAAGGTTCCAGAATCTGGCAGTGACAACCCAAAAGATGGTGAAAACAGCTTCAAGTGGGAAACTGAAACATCAAAAGATGTTGGAAACATAGGCAGTAAAAGTGCTGTTGAGTCAAAGGGCGAATCTGATCATTGCTGCGAATCGAAAGAGTCTGCTGCCAATGCTGCCAGAAAGTTGAATGACTCTTTCACTACCAGGACCATAGAAAAAGACGATATGATGGCCATAGAGGAGGGTGAAAATAAAAATGGGAGTTTAAGCATCTCCTTAATGGAACTACCACTGAAAACTCTGGTTCCTGGAAAGTTCAAGAAATTAAGATCACCTAGATGGGAAAATCATCAGATTAAGAAATGTCACATAAATCCGGGCCATGAAGTGGAAAGCAGCAGCCAAGGGTAA
- the LOC110670683 gene encoding sister chromatid cohesion protein PDS5 homolog C isoform X2: protein MAMEEKDQLEMEEAEKKDKKLAEDLAVAGNALLSSLSTVEQLLPLLQRLGDLLAEVKQSPSNLVRKALNPAMNALTSNELLNHLDAEVKVFVASSICEIMRITAPISPYGDEQLKKILKLIVAAFDNISDLSSRSYLKRVYILEIFVRIRLWVLLLDLECDSLILEMFNNFLRNIREYHPDVVFMYMGFCMIMVLEEIEEIPSELLSSLLGSVRKGNQNVLPIARKLGERVIENCASKLALYIRQAVQYTGLPLDNYGKIVAYICSIKSDPLEHNEVLASQANNTGKHAKIIPSAECNTEPTVNETNALEEIPMEKSARNGTSTKEKTCLAPDDKHFGEDLIGSRIKVLCSKEQMVYEGDIVSYDPNEKKHKVQCNDGDEKMLLLGNEQFEFVGDEGAAHRGKLVNVPILDDFCDLREGTSARKVDVKVPESGSDNPKDGENSFKWETETSKDVGNIGSKSAVESKGESDHCCESKESAANAARKLNDSFTTRTIEKDDMMAIEEGENKNGSLSISLMELPLKTLVPGKFKKLRSPRWENHQIKKCHINPGHEVESSSQG from the exons GATAAAAAGCTAGCTGAGGATCTTGCGGTGGCTGGTAATGCGCTTCTTTCATCTCTATCTACTGTTGAGCAACTTCTTCCTCTGCTTCAG AGACTTGGCGATCTTTTAGCGGAAGTGAAGCAGTCTCCATCTAACCTTGTGCGGAAGGCACTGAACCCTGCAATGAACGCGTTGacaagcaatgaacttttgaatcATTTGGATGCAGAAGTGAAAGTTTTTGTTGCGTCATCTATATGCGAGATTATGAGAATAACAGCACCAATTTCTCCTTACGGTGATGAACAGCTGAAG AAAATCCTTAAGCTGATTGTGGCCGCATTTGATAATATATCTGATCTGTCAAGCCGTTCATACCTTAAAAGAGTTTACATTCTTGAAATCTTTGTAAGGATCAGGTTATGGGTTCTGCTGCTGGATCTTGAATGTGACTCCTTGATTTTGGAGATGTTCAATAATTTCCTAAGAAACATTAG GGAATACCATCCTGATGTTGTCTTTATGTATATGGGGTTCTGTATGATCATGgtgttggaggaaattgaagagATTCCATCAGAGCTTCTATCCTCCCTTTTGGGCAGTGTGAGGAAGGGAAACCAG AATGTTCTGCCTATTGCTCGAAAGTTAGGCGAGAGAGTAATTGAAAATTGTGCTTCAAAGCTAGCACTCTACATACGTCAAGCAGTGCAATATACTGGCCTTCCTTTAGACAATTATGGTAAAATTGTTGCTTATATATGCTCAATTAAATCCGACCCTCTGGAGCACAATGAAGTTCTTGCTTCTCAAGCTAACAATACTGGTAAACATGCG AAAATTATTCCTTCAGCTGAATGTAATACAGAGCCCACAGTAAATGAGACCAATGCCTTGGAGGAAATTCCCATGGAAAAATCTGCTAGGAATGGTACTTCCACGAAGGAAAAG ACTTGTTTAGCTCCAGATGATAAGCATTTTGGTGAGGATTTGATTGGTTCCAGGATCAAAGTCCTTTGTTCAAAAGAGCAGAT GGTCTACGAAGGTGATATAGTTTCCTATGATCCCAATGAGAAGAAGCATAA GGTTCAATGCAATGATGGTGATGAAAAGATGCTGCTTCTCGGTAATGAACAATTTGAGTTTGTTGGTGATGAAGGTGCTGCACATAGG GGGAAATTAGTTAATGTTCCAATTCTTGATGATTTTTGTGATTT GAGAGAAGGGACCTCAGCAAGGAAAGTCGATGTCAAGGTTCCAGAATCTGGCAGTGACAACCCAAAAGATGGTGAAAACAGCTTCAAGTGGGAAACTGAAACATCAAAAGATGTTGGAAACATAGGCAGTAAAAGTGCTGTTGAGTCAAAGGGCGAATCTGATCATTGCTGCGAATCGAAAGAGTCTGCTGCCAATGCTGCCAGAAAGTTGAATGACTCTTTCACTACCAGGACCATAGAAAAAGACGATATGATGGCCATAGAGGAGGGTGAAAATAAAAATGGGAGTTTAAGCATCTCCTTAATGGAACTACCACTGAAAACTCTGGTTCCTGGAAAGTTCAAGAAATTAAGATCACCTAGATGGGAAAATCATCAGATTAAGAAATGTCACATAAATCCGGGCCATGAAGTGGAAAGCAGCAGCCAAGGGTAA
- the LOC110670683 gene encoding sister chromatid cohesion protein PDS5 homolog C isoform X4, whose translation MAMEEKDQLEMEEAEKKDKKLAEDLAVAGNALLSSLSTVEQLLPLLQRLGDLLAEVKQSPSNLVRKALNPAMNALTSNELLNHLDAEVKVFVASSICEIMRITAPISPYGDEQLKKILKLIVAAFDNISDLSSRSYLKRVYILEIFVRIRLWVLLLDLECDSLILEMFNNFLRNIREYHPDVVFMYMGFCMIMVLEEIEEIPSELLSSLLGSVRKGNQNVLPIARKLGERVIENCASKLALYIRQAVQYTGLPLDNYGKIVAYICSIKSDPLEHNEVLASQANNTGKHAKIIPSAECNTEPTVNETNALEEIPMEKSARNGTSTKEKTCLAPDDKHFGEDLIGSRIKVLCSKEQMVYEGDIVSYDPNEKKHKHLWVQCNDGDEKMLLLGNEQFEFVGDEGAAHRERRDLSKESRCQGSRIWQ comes from the exons GATAAAAAGCTAGCTGAGGATCTTGCGGTGGCTGGTAATGCGCTTCTTTCATCTCTATCTACTGTTGAGCAACTTCTTCCTCTGCTTCAG AGACTTGGCGATCTTTTAGCGGAAGTGAAGCAGTCTCCATCTAACCTTGTGCGGAAGGCACTGAACCCTGCAATGAACGCGTTGacaagcaatgaacttttgaatcATTTGGATGCAGAAGTGAAAGTTTTTGTTGCGTCATCTATATGCGAGATTATGAGAATAACAGCACCAATTTCTCCTTACGGTGATGAACAGCTGAAG AAAATCCTTAAGCTGATTGTGGCCGCATTTGATAATATATCTGATCTGTCAAGCCGTTCATACCTTAAAAGAGTTTACATTCTTGAAATCTTTGTAAGGATCAGGTTATGGGTTCTGCTGCTGGATCTTGAATGTGACTCCTTGATTTTGGAGATGTTCAATAATTTCCTAAGAAACATTAG GGAATACCATCCTGATGTTGTCTTTATGTATATGGGGTTCTGTATGATCATGgtgttggaggaaattgaagagATTCCATCAGAGCTTCTATCCTCCCTTTTGGGCAGTGTGAGGAAGGGAAACCAG AATGTTCTGCCTATTGCTCGAAAGTTAGGCGAGAGAGTAATTGAAAATTGTGCTTCAAAGCTAGCACTCTACATACGTCAAGCAGTGCAATATACTGGCCTTCCTTTAGACAATTATGGTAAAATTGTTGCTTATATATGCTCAATTAAATCCGACCCTCTGGAGCACAATGAAGTTCTTGCTTCTCAAGCTAACAATACTGGTAAACATGCG AAAATTATTCCTTCAGCTGAATGTAATACAGAGCCCACAGTAAATGAGACCAATGCCTTGGAGGAAATTCCCATGGAAAAATCTGCTAGGAATGGTACTTCCACGAAGGAAAAG ACTTGTTTAGCTCCAGATGATAAGCATTTTGGTGAGGATTTGATTGGTTCCAGGATCAAAGTCCTTTGTTCAAAAGAGCAGAT GGTCTACGAAGGTGATATAGTTTCCTATGATCCCAATGAGAAGAAGCATAAG CATCTGTGGGTTCAATGCAATGATGGTGATGAAAAGATGCTGCTTCTCGGTAATGAACAATTTGAGTTTGTTGGTGATGAAGGTGCTGCACATAGG GAGAGAAGGGACCTCAGCAAGGAAAGTCGATGTCAAGGTTCCAGAATCTGGCAGTGA
- the LOC110670683 gene encoding uncharacterized protein LOC110670683 isoform X3, with protein MAMEEKDQLEMEEAEKKDKKLAEDLAVAGNALLSSLSTVEQLLPLLQRLGDLLAEVKQSPSNLVRKALNPAMNALTSNELLNHLDAEVKVFVASSICEIMRITAPISPYGDEQLKKILKLIVAAFDNISDLSSRSYLKRVYILEIFVRIRLWVLLLDLECDSLILEMFNNFLRNIREYHPDVVFMYMGFCMIMVLEEIEEIPSELLSSLLGSVRKGNQKIIPSAECNTEPTVNETNALEEIPMEKSARNGTSTKEKTCLAPDDKHFGEDLIGSRIKVLCSKEQMVYEGDIVSYDPNEKKHKHLWVQCNDGDEKMLLLGNEQFEFVGDEGAAHRGKLVNVPILDDFCDLREGTSARKVDVKVPESGSDNPKDGENSFKWETETSKDVGNIGSKSAVESKGESDHCCESKESAANAARKLNDSFTTRTIEKDDMMAIEEGENKNGSLSISLMELPLKTLVPGKFKKLRSPRWENHQIKKCHINPGHEVESSSQG; from the exons GATAAAAAGCTAGCTGAGGATCTTGCGGTGGCTGGTAATGCGCTTCTTTCATCTCTATCTACTGTTGAGCAACTTCTTCCTCTGCTTCAG AGACTTGGCGATCTTTTAGCGGAAGTGAAGCAGTCTCCATCTAACCTTGTGCGGAAGGCACTGAACCCTGCAATGAACGCGTTGacaagcaatgaacttttgaatcATTTGGATGCAGAAGTGAAAGTTTTTGTTGCGTCATCTATATGCGAGATTATGAGAATAACAGCACCAATTTCTCCTTACGGTGATGAACAGCTGAAG AAAATCCTTAAGCTGATTGTGGCCGCATTTGATAATATATCTGATCTGTCAAGCCGTTCATACCTTAAAAGAGTTTACATTCTTGAAATCTTTGTAAGGATCAGGTTATGGGTTCTGCTGCTGGATCTTGAATGTGACTCCTTGATTTTGGAGATGTTCAATAATTTCCTAAGAAACATTAG GGAATACCATCCTGATGTTGTCTTTATGTATATGGGGTTCTGTATGATCATGgtgttggaggaaattgaagagATTCCATCAGAGCTTCTATCCTCCCTTTTGGGCAGTGTGAGGAAGGGAAACCAG AAAATTATTCCTTCAGCTGAATGTAATACAGAGCCCACAGTAAATGAGACCAATGCCTTGGAGGAAATTCCCATGGAAAAATCTGCTAGGAATGGTACTTCCACGAAGGAAAAG ACTTGTTTAGCTCCAGATGATAAGCATTTTGGTGAGGATTTGATTGGTTCCAGGATCAAAGTCCTTTGTTCAAAAGAGCAGAT GGTCTACGAAGGTGATATAGTTTCCTATGATCCCAATGAGAAGAAGCATAAG CATCTGTGGGTTCAATGCAATGATGGTGATGAAAAGATGCTGCTTCTCGGTAATGAACAATTTGAGTTTGTTGGTGATGAAGGTGCTGCACATAGG GGGAAATTAGTTAATGTTCCAATTCTTGATGATTTTTGTGATTT GAGAGAAGGGACCTCAGCAAGGAAAGTCGATGTCAAGGTTCCAGAATCTGGCAGTGACAACCCAAAAGATGGTGAAAACAGCTTCAAGTGGGAAACTGAAACATCAAAAGATGTTGGAAACATAGGCAGTAAAAGTGCTGTTGAGTCAAAGGGCGAATCTGATCATTGCTGCGAATCGAAAGAGTCTGCTGCCAATGCTGCCAGAAAGTTGAATGACTCTTTCACTACCAGGACCATAGAAAAAGACGATATGATGGCCATAGAGGAGGGTGAAAATAAAAATGGGAGTTTAAGCATCTCCTTAATGGAACTACCACTGAAAACTCTGGTTCCTGGAAAGTTCAAGAAATTAAGATCACCTAGATGGGAAAATCATCAGATTAAGAAATGTCACATAAATCCGGGCCATGAAGTGGAAAGCAGCAGCCAAGGGTAA